The Amblyomma americanum isolate KBUSLIRL-KWMA chromosome 2, ASM5285725v1, whole genome shotgun sequence genome contains the following window.
AAAAACCGAGAGCTCGCCGCCTAGAAGTCCACCCAAACCAATCCCTCCAGCATTACACACAGCAGCACCATCGGAAACAAAGAGCACTGAAGAAGATGCATCCAAGGTTGTTTCCACTTCACCCAAGGATGACAGTTTTGCACACCTTGCAAAGGCAGCAGAAAACATGATGGCAGAATGGAccgcagaagaagaaaaaaaatttgtctcACAGTCGGTAGCTGGGGAACAGAACCTGCCAGAGCACTTGTGCAAATGGTTGTATAAAGATCCTCAAGGTGACATTCAAGGCCCTTTCTCATCTGCTGAAATGCTAGAATGGTTTCAGGCTGGCTATTTCACCTTGGAATTGATGGTCAAGAGGGTCTGTGATGCTGCGTTTTCTAAACTAGGAACATTGATCAAATGCTGGGGTGTTATACCTTTCTCTGCCACCCAACAGCCACCACCACTTAAGGTTCCACGTGGTGCAGAACTGGGCGTGCCTTCCGGTATGAGCCTTGGAGGCCTCCCCCACCCAGGGCTGCCTAACATGCCTCCTGGCCAAATGAATTATGCACTTCAGCAACACTACATACAGGAAGTCTACAGAGTAGCCGCCATGCAGCAGATACAGAACAGCCTGAAGACAAACGAAGCATTTGCTAGCCTCTCTCCAATGGACCAGAACCGCATCTGCTTGCAGTACTACATGGCCAGCCACTCCATGTCCCGACCTGCAGGTTTTGGGGACCAGACACCCATCATGAACCTGTTGAGCTCCATGGGACCAACCCCTTTGTTTGGACTGCCACCATCGCTCATGAAAGAGCCTCAGACCGAAGCAGGCTGGCCGCCTCAGCCGGTGACCACAGCTTCTGCAACTCCCACAGCCGAGTCGAGGGGAACAAGTGTCTGGGATGCGGACTCCAGCATAGTGTCTGCTGGCCTGGCTATGCCACCACCATCCAGCAGAAACGTTATCGAGGCCCtgtggcaacagcagcagctggccTCGCAGTCCCTCTTGGCTGAACAGATGAGGGCCAAGGAGGAAGAAGAGCGACGAGCACAAGAGTTGCAGAAGCAGCAGGCACGACTGGAGGAGGAGCGGCGGTTGCTGGAGGAACGACGGCTCCTCGAAGAGCGGCGTAAGGAAGAAGAAGAGCAGAAGAGgcggcagcaggaagcagagacgTTGCgaaaggaggaggaagagaggcGCAAGAgggaagaggaagaaatgcgcaAAAGGCAAGAAGAGGAAGAACAGCAGAGAAAACTTGAGGAACAGAAAAGAAAGCTTGAAGAGCAGAAGAGAAAGTATGAAGAGCAGAGGAGAAAGCTTGAAGAGCAGAAGCGGAAGGAGGAAGAACAGCGACAACTGGAAGAAGAGTTGATGCGGCAGCAGAGGATagaagaggagaggaaaagggcaATGGAGGTGGAaaaacgaaaggaagaagagaggaaAGCGGAGGAAGCTTGGAAAATGGCAGAAGAGAAGAAACGGCAAGAGAAAGCAGCCAAACAGGCAGCGTTTGTGGCTGCAGCCCCAACAGCTCCACCTGTGAAGAAGAGCCCAAGCAAGATATCCGTCATCGATGCGGATGAGTTTATGGCGCTCAAGCAGCCTCCCAAGCAGCAGAAAGTGGAGTTGGCCAAGCCGGAGAAGCCACAAGGGCCTGTCTGGGGTGGGAAAGCCAGCCAGCCAGCATCATCGTCTGCTCTTTCGCTCGCTGAGATTCAGCGGGTGCaggaggagaaagagagaaacatgGCGGCCGAGCGGCTCCAacagcagcgaaagcagcagcaagctatGCAGCAGGCCTTGttgcagcaacagcaacaacagcagcaaaaggcGACCCTCACATGGGCATCACGAGCCCAGGCTCCTCCCTCTGGTGCTGTGAAGTCCTTGTCAGAGATCCAGCAAGAGGAGGCTGAGCGAGCCGATAAGATGAAGAAAGCCCAGCAACAGcaacgacagcagcagcagatactgaggcagcaggaaagcagcatcCTGCAGCTTTCAGGTGCCTGGGGAAGTAGCACAAACAGCCTTTTGAAGTCGTTCAACAACAGCTTCCAGTACCTAGACCTAGTTCCGGATGAAGATCCCTCCAGAGGGTTCTGGGACGAGGCAGCGACCAGTGCACCGGCTGCAACAAAGACAGCTCCCAAGCAAGCAGCAAAGCCTGGGTCCAGCTTCCCATCACTTGGGGGAGGTGCTTCATCATCATCTGGCGGACGCAGCTCAAAGAGCCAGCAGAGCAAGAAAGCCGAGGAGCAAGTGATGAAGTTGTTCGAGGAGCATGCCAAGGCTGCTCCCACCGATGAGCTGACTGCGTGGTGCGTGCAACGGCTCGGTGGCATCCAATCATACTTGGACATTCCCACAGTGGTGGCCATACTCAAGGACGTCGAGTCTCCGGCAGAAGTGCAAGAGTATGTGCATAATTTCTTTGGCAACAGCCAGGACACAACAGACTTTGTGCGCCAGTTTCTGCACAAGCGGGAACAGTTCCAGAAGGCGGGGTCCTCTCTCAAGACGGACGAAGCGTTCACGGTGCCAATCACAAGCTCATCTTCTGCTGCAATGGGGACAGCCGCTGCCAACCAGAGCGACGGCTTCACCGCTGCGCGctccaagaagaagaagaagaagatgcagAAAGTGGACAGCTCCCTGCTGGGCTTCACAGTGCAGGCAGACCCCACACGGCTCAATGCAGGTGAAATCGACCGAATCGAAGGACTGTAAGAGGTGGCTTGACTTCGTATGACACAGGCACTCGCAGTTTGCcatataaagaagaaaaaaagtgaaataaGAGTATGTGTATATACAAAGAGGCATTTTCAattatttattaaaaaaaagaacaagcgaGAGGAGTGTGAGGATGGTAGCACCTCCACCTGTGCTTTGCTCGTTtctactacattttttttttttttaggctgcACGACTTGCGAGTGAGCATTGTTTAAAGGCATGCTTCTTTTCTAATCCTTGCTCATTCTGCTGTTGCCTGTAATCAGCACTCAAGTTCAAAAGGTTTAGTATGAATAGTTTTAATTTTGCCAATGCTGCAGTCACCTCAACACTTTTGAGGCTGATTTTTATGTCACAAATGCTTGTCATTACCACTGATTTGAGATGCAATACTTGAACTTGTAGTTTGCGGTGCTATAGTTTGATTGCATATGGTCTCGTTTTTTTACACAGCTTTGTTTCTGCTCATACTTAAATTAGGCGCCATGTGCTCTCCTCTGATAGGTTGGCAGCGCTTCACATATACTTTTCCTGCCCCAGATTCGTTGCGCGAGTCCACAACACTGCTTAAGGGGTGTTGCTGTATTTTGCCTGAAggaaaatctaaagaaaaaaGTTTAAGCCTGATAAGTCAGTGGCGTCTCTCTTTGCTCTGTATGAAGTAAGAATtgcaccattatttttttctttttatgcgtaTGCCTCTTGCATGGTGCTCTATGTGCAGACAaagtttcgttttctttcttcatgaTGATGCAGACTGTATGGGTGTGAGTGAAATCCAAAGTCAATTTCACAGCTTCTTTATTAGTGAGTAGATGGACAAGAGTGCAGAAATGCCAGCACcacgcttttgtttttgtttgtttaattGCTTAATTTTTCCTAACTCGTTTTGGAGGCTGTAACTTTTTATACACCCATGAGAAGAAAGGAAAGCTGCCTTTCTCCgagtttttattttgatgcagaaGTTGCCTGCTCATTATGACAGCAAGAGCGACCGTTTTGTCTGCAGTCATTTTAGCCCGACAAAGGGGACATGCATCTGTGCATTTTCGCAGAGCGCATTTTGCTTGAACAGCATCTGTTTTctagttttgtttttgcttcgAACCGCAGTCGTGTTCGCCACTGAGAAAACCGCTGTACTCTCTACTCCTTTGTACGAAACGAAACCCTACTCCCGACAAATGTCCCTCATAGGCAGTGTCTCCTCCTACCACTTGTCTGGCATGTTTGTCTTGTGACTGTCTCACTCTGAGTGCATGTCCCATGGAAAGTGaaaagaagacgaaaaaaaaGTGGCGTGCCACCGTTGAATGCAATACACCGCTCTGTACATACTGTATCAGCGAGTGCCTTAAAACCTGGTGTGTGTACACTGCTGTGTAATTTTTGTAATATACAAAGGAAATGTGTGACTGCATCATtgtacaatgaaaaagaaaacaaaaaaatgcctgcTCGAAATAAACCATATTGGTTTTCAAGCCAGCTCTGGCAAATCGTTTTCTAGTGTGTTCACTTGGAACGCACTGTGTTCTGTTTCACCTCTTGAAAGATAGCGTTGGTCAGTGTGACAGCAGTAATATGATTGTTTAAGTGTTGAGGTGCATAGTTTTAGGATTAAAGGGCAGGAAATGGGTCCTGATATATTGATCAAGTCCTTTGTTGCTTTTGCATTTCCTGaaattttaaatttttgaaaAAGGCAGCATCTTCACATTCAAGTCTCATAGGATTACACTGCCAAGTTGCCTTGGTAATTAGTTTTCCCAAGGTAGCTTCCAAAGTAGCCAATTTTCTCCTGACCTGCTGTAACGTGTTGGTGCATCTCCCTCCTAAATACCGATGCTGGTTTAGGGCATTGTGGCATATCCAGTACAAAAATGCTCCTTCTCAATGCTGCAGACAGATCTGCTGTCTGTGCTGCGCACAGTGCTGAACATGCCTGAAGGCATCCCCAGAACAGTGATGCTAGAGCTGCCTTTGCTTTAAAAGCAATGACATTTCATGAAAATTTGCAAACAGCTAAAAAAATAGGGAGCATGGAACGTTCACTTAAACTTCCATTTGGCTTGTGCTTGAAAGTGATGGCTGGCCAACAGGTTTAGTTCACCTTGAGCTTGCCTACTGACACCTAGAGCATGTCAACCAACTGTGAACTGAAGGTTTCTGTTCGGTCTACCTAAGCACTTGCAGTGCAGCTGTTGCTTGACATCCAAACCACGAAAAACAAAAGGCAAATGCACTGAAGTGGTTGGGTGCTTCATGTCAAGGAAACTGGGCCTATGTTACACTACATGCATGAGGCATCCCTACTTTTGCCGGTGAGCTATCCAAAAGCACTTGTTTCGGCCCCCAGACCCCTGCCACCCACTGGTGCCTTTGTTCTGTtactgaaaaatattttttttttaatttttactgttGGCCTCTTTTCTGCCCCCAGCACTAGAGCTAGAGGGAAACGCACTCAGTACTGTATGGGCAGAAAGGATGGCTAGAAAGAACACAGCGTGACGACATAACTGGCAAAGCGCAGCAAGTGTTCCATGTAGAGCATGAGGGCCTGGTCCAGTACTGCCCAACATGCTACCCGACATACTAGAGGGAGAGCATTGGAGTCAAAGCAGCAGCTTCGaagggaagggatgaggaagAGAGGTTTTTCTAGTCTGTGCATTACCTTGAGGTTGATCTTATTTTCTCCGTCTCACTCTGAATAAATTTACTCCGCACATCAAGAAATGAGCAGCACAACAAGGACAGGACAAGAAAAAAGACAGACACACAGCGCCGATTCCCTGTTGAGATTCTTAGCTGCTACCAAGCAGTGAATAGGAAAAAGGACTGCAGGTGAAGGAACAAACCAgctaaagaaaacaagaaaaggcaCTGCACTGTAAAGTTGCTATTGTTTCTCTcaaaacctcagttgcaagtcagTGCAGTGCCTGTACCCTTCTTGCTCCCGTTTTTGACGTTGCTGCGCTGTTCATTTTCCAACACACTATGTACCAACTAGCTAAACATTACACCCTTTTGCAGCTCTCAGTGCATTGCATTACAGAGCGTGAAATGCTTTTCGGCAGCAAGTCCTAACACACTAGAAGTTAACCATGTTCATAACTGTGTCCTGCATGTAGAGAACTGAAGAGGCTTGAAGTGAACCCAACATAGTATTTTACTTGAATACACTTTCACTGCAAGGAAGCGGAACTTATTGCCACAAAGTCGGCAAGCAAATTCTGCTAGCACATGACTTGCAGATGACAGATAGGAACAGACAAGCCTTGGTTAAGATTATTAGTTTTAAGCTGTGTCTTTAAATTATGTGACTCTCCCACTATTTTCACGTTAGGAATCATGATGTGAAATGTGTGTAAAAGTACATAAATTTTAAACAAGCCGTGAAACACCCTTTGTGCATTGCTGAATTCTCTAAGTTTGACCATCCTGCTCTGCCGGGCTGTTAAAGACAAAATGCCAGCAGTTTTTCTTAAAAATAAAATTCCTTATTTGCAgttcactgcaaaaacaaaaataaactgagcACAGTGATATACAAATGGCTGATTATCAAGATGGTCTGTTACATGCACTACACCGGCGCTAAGAATGGATAACTCAGGTAGAAATGACAGCTTTGACAAATGATGTTATAGGGCCCGACCAAGTGTACAATCTATTTGCGATGCCACTATAACGCTTAATTGCTAGGCAGCACATGTGTCGTCTTAATGACACCAACCTGCCAGTATGGCTGTATATAGCATGTGTAACAGTGAGCATTCCATCAGCTCATCTTTCATCAAAGAATCAATACCAAACACAGTGAAGTAGGGCTGGAAAAAGGAATTTTATCATTTTTCCTCACTGAAGACCAAGCTCCATGCATGCTATTTTGCTAGCTgtgaacaaaaaataacaaacaaaaaagtGCACAGAAGCAAGATGCAATAAAAGCACTGGGATTCAATTTCATGTGTTTCCTCCTTTCAGTCATGGGGAGGACGTCCCACGCACTAGTCGCTTCACAGTAGCACAACAGTCACTGCTGCTTAAAAGTGTTTCACGCTGTGGAAGAACCAGTCCACTTTTGTAGTCCATGCACCACCGTAGGCTTCAAAGAACTGGTTCTGGAAGTACTCCAGAGCTTGCTCCTCAGACTTCTCAAcctgaggggaaaaaaaaacaaaaaagcagagaCGATGAGTCAAATGTACGAAGCCCTTGAAATGCACACCAGAGTACTGTTTCAATAACATTGTTAACATGAAGactgggtcactgaccaagtcaaaaatgaaaatgacgttTCGAGTCCCAtgcgggacccttgttcacaaaaAGACTGTCTCTGAAAAAGGGAAGGCTATATAGGCTTCAGAATCCCTAGTAATCTTCTCCCGTGGATACGATGAAGCTTGCCCCGATTCTTGTTCAGTGTGTTGGCCATCGTCTGGATGATTAAGGACTCCAAATTTAGTCTTGCTGAAGTGTTCTTTCGGCTGCCAAGATTGTCGCCTCATCCCAGCCtgtctcgtggccagtggactgCACATGTTCTGCAATCGCATTCTTTGATGCACAGTTGTTTCTTACATTGCCCTGGTGATTCCTTCTGTGTCGCTGAAACTTTCCAGTTTTCCCAATATAGAGGGAGAGGCAGTCGCTGCATGGGATTTTATAAACAACACGGGGGAACACCAGGAAATATTGAGGAACAACATCGGGGAACTTGGCAcatggtagcgggtccttcacatTGACAACTTCGGCTCGCAGCCGAACTTGTTGGCACGTGTGCGATGTGCACTCCGTGTTTTCTGAAGATCTGAGAAAGGGTTTCGGTGATCTGAGGCACATATGAAATCGCAGCGCGTTTTATCTTCTTGGTATCAGTTGCCCTGCTTTTCACATGTGCTAGactttttttcatcattttgctGACAAAATTTCTGAGGTAACCGTTTCATTCCAAGATTCCCTTTTAACCAGCTACATTTCATTGCCAAGGCTTGCCAGGTCAAAACAGATGTTTTTGGCATGGTTGACTAGCAAAGAAACCACTGAATGCTTGAGAGCCGAAGGGTGAACAGAATCAAAACCTAGGTATCTTCCCGTGTGCATTGTTTTTCAGAAGACGCTGAAGGTCAAGCAATGCACATCACATTTGACAAGTACATCCAAAAACAGTACACTACCGTTCGTCTCCTCTTCCAGGGTGAAACAGTGCTTCGACCTGACTGGACGGTGTTCCGCTGAATGTTAGACTATGTTTCAATAAAACTGTTTCCAAAAGATTATGATCATGCCTGCGGAATTCTAGGATGCTCAGAAATTATCACAATTATGGTCAAAGGCTGGGTGAAAAGTTCTATCGCACGTTTAAACAGAATGCTGGGTGCTCCAGCTTTACAATCCAATGACTGCCGAACATACTTCTATCACTATGACCAAGTGCTTTTCCCGATTTGGCATAAATTCACCCACCAAACAGGTCACTTGCCAAGTTCACGTGCCTAGTTACTGACAACCCTGCCTATTATAGCAAACTGCCAATTTTATTGTGACAGCAGTAAACTTGTGTGATGAAGTTCAATTCTATGAGCACGAAAGAAAGTGCAGCTTGACTTCATgaataacaacaaaaaaagaacctGAAAATTGCACTAAGTGCACGGTGAGTGATCTCAAGTGCAGCGAAACCTCTCGCAATCAGAAGATGCCCAAATACGGGCCAGCCTACAGGGAATGAGCCTCTTCTTTAGCCTATAGGTGTATATTTGCACTGAAGATGCATACAACTTCCCCACAACTCCAGACTCTTTATGATGAAACCAGCATGAACACTGTGCTAGCATCAGTGTCCATGTGTTTGAGATATAGCTCAAGCGGCTTCAATTATATGACGTTTTCGTCTTGCCCCACAAAAAATTTTGGCATGCATGAATGCcgtggtgcaaaaaaaaagtaaaaacaagtaAGCCATGCCTGATGCCAACTCTACCACAAAGGTCCATGTGCGACCTTTTTTTTTAGGCCACATGGTCTTTTTGCAACCCGTACAGTGGAACGCTTACAGCATCACTAAAAACCACGAAGTCCTGAAATGTGAAAAATGATGGTCCTCCTCACCCTGTGAAGATTTAGAGCTTGAGAGGTGCCATTCGTGCTCCACTACACGCAAAAGCAAATCATGCAGCCTGAAGACTTTTGAACAAGGCTGTACTTCGTGCCATTCCCTAGGTGATTCAACGAACATGACAGCAGCAACAGACTGCCCTCCAGAGACCTTAACAAGAACCTCTGCAGCGATAACGGAAGACATCCAACAAAATGCagaccccgaaaaaaaaaaaaatggaagccgaAGTGTGGACTGAATGCTTCTAACACATAATGTTAGCATTCCATGACAGGCTGCTCTCCATTTAATCCAGTACACCTTTGCCACACGGCATCTTCAGTGGGGTCTTACTTGCAATGTCTTGCGCAAATAACCAATGTCATCAATAGACTGCAGCTCGGGGATCCCTGTAGACAACATCATGGTGAACAGGGTGATCAGCAAGTTGGCATGCCGGTGGAGCAGCAGGTAAGCCTTGCCACAAAGCTCCTGAAAACTGCaaagatgaaaaagaaaataaacctAAGTTTCTGAAATTTTAACCTAGCCCTTGTATTGTGCATTACGATGTGGTAATTGTCATGTTGCACAAATACTGCCATCTACAACTTGTAAATGAAGCAGGCCAGGGATTAAAGGCAGCCAGCTGGTTTCACTGGGCATGGTCGCTCCATCAAGTTTTTTGTGAATTCAAAAAGAATGGCGAGAAAAGAAGCAATTAGTGCTAAAAGTATCCACTGCAATTTATCGGCCTGTTGTCAGGCTTGTAGCAGCAAAGGGTGCCAAGAAAAATGCCTGTGAAAATGTCGCCAAGAAAATTGTGTTGCTTATGTGACCCTCCAAAGGGGTGGAGAGAAGCAGTCAAATGTCACTCATCCATGGAAGC
Protein-coding sequences here:
- the LOC144120564 gene encoding uncharacterized protein LOC144120564, with translation MEETALKFGPEWIRALTQTNGVAAPAPTTGVTKYKLANYRYGREEMLAMFDQNVPMPDSLREFQQLAVENTQPPLALVTMTEEEQRVWARSVNSDAVLRLTVGKGAVPGAGPGRGARGGSVDRGRGRGRGSGYQRGIGEDEGQFGAFIRPRPFERSHSLSERDQRWDERDKKPDRPFTGRTSYDGDSFRKENAPAGSGGGGSAAGTAASARASDNWRAASSGGHAEDDDNWRSSRAHQAEKWKSWRNHSKGDGDDEPSPAVVANGPLKKDLGRHWLEEHGGGGHAEQLPEWIQDHGDTEKVGYFDAKGAFLDTKDSEEETWDSDMLPGSPEQTETRPLPRREQKQPQEQLSVSQATEPPSPPPPEKPKSPPAPVPVPSPPQKTESSPPRSPPKPIPPALHTAAPSETKSTEEDASKVVSTSPKDDSFAHLAKAAENMMAEWTAEEEKKFVSQSVAGEQNLPEHLCKWLYKDPQGDIQGPFSSAEMLEWFQAGYFTLELMVKRVCDAAFSKLGTLIKCWGVIPFSATQQPPPLKVPRGAELGVPSGMSLGGLPHPGLPNMPPGQMNYALQQHYIQEVYRVAAMQQIQNSLKTNEAFASLSPMDQNRICLQYYMASHSMSRPAGFGDQTPIMNLLSSMGPTPLFGLPPSLMKEPQTEAGWPPQPVTTASATPTAESRGTSVWDADSSIVSAGLAMPPPSSRNVIEALWQQQQLASQSLLAEQMRAKEEEERRAQELQKQQARLEEERRLLEERRLLEERRKEEEEQKRRQQEAETLRKEEEERRKREEEEMRKRQEEEEQQRKLEEQKRKLEEQKRKYEEQRRKLEEQKRKEEEQRQLEEELMRQQRIEEERKRAMEVEKRKEEERKAEEAWKMAEEKKRQEKAAKQAAFVAAAPTAPPVKKSPSKISVIDADEFMALKQPPKQQKVELAKPEKPQGPVWGGKASQPASSSALSLAEIQRVQEEKERNMAAERLQQQRKQQQAMQQALLQQQQQQQQKATLTWASRAQAPPSGAVKSLSEIQQEEAERADKMKKAQQQQRQQQQILRQQESSILQLSGAWGSSTNSLLKSFNNSFQYLDLVPDEDPSRGFWDEAATSAPAATKTAPKQAAKPGSSFPSLGGGASSSSGGRSSKSQQSKKAEEQVMKLFEEHAKAAPTDELTAWCVQRLGGIQSYLDIPTVVAILKDVESPAEVQEYVHNFFGNSQDTTDFVRQFLHKREQFQKAGSSLKTDEAFTVPITSSSSAAMGTAAANQSDGFTAARSKKKKKKMQKVDSSLLGFTVQADPTRLNAGEIDRIEGL